Proteins encoded together in one Kutzneria kofuensis window:
- the brxD gene encoding BREX system ATP-binding protein BrxD produces MSGRQVSAARRREVIDALRRGAVPASGLDLLATGLGRFEAALDAELDSVVSGAAVFKAIRGEYGSGKTFFSRWLGERARRRNFAVAEIQISETETPLHKLETVYRRLTERLTTTSFPPSALRPVVDSWFYALEEDALASGTQEEELPAAVELLLTRRLAEVSRHAPSFATALRGYRAALSAGDEPTASAILSWLGGQPHVAAAARRAAGVRGDLDHFGALGFLQGLLTVLRDSGHAGLFVVLDEVETLQRVRSDARDKALNALRQLIDEVHSGRFPGLYLVITGTPAFFDGTQGVQRLTPLAQRLATDFTTDPRFDNPRAVQLRLPGFTLDSLTALGGTIRDLYTTGADSPDRIRKLADDEYVADLARAVSGALGGKVGIAPRLFLKKLVGDVLDRIDQFDDFDPRKHYRLTVSGNELTDTERNFAAAPATSADDIDLDVK; encoded by the coding sequence GTGAGTGGACGACAGGTCAGCGCGGCACGTCGGCGCGAGGTCATCGACGCCCTCCGGCGCGGCGCTGTGCCGGCATCTGGTCTGGACCTTCTGGCGACCGGGCTCGGGCGATTCGAGGCGGCACTCGACGCCGAACTGGACTCGGTCGTTTCCGGAGCGGCAGTCTTCAAGGCCATCCGGGGCGAGTACGGTTCCGGCAAGACCTTCTTCAGCCGCTGGCTGGGCGAGCGGGCGCGGCGGCGGAATTTCGCCGTCGCCGAGATCCAGATCTCCGAAACCGAGACGCCACTGCACAAACTGGAAACTGTTTACCGCCGCCTCACCGAACGCCTAACCACCACGAGCTTTCCGCCCAGCGCGCTACGCCCCGTTGTCGACTCGTGGTTCTACGCATTGGAGGAAGACGCTCTCGCCAGTGGGACGCAGGAGGAGGAACTGCCAGCAGCCGTCGAACTGCTGCTGACGCGCAGACTTGCCGAGGTCTCCCGGCATGCCCCGTCCTTCGCCACCGCACTGCGCGGGTACCGGGCAGCACTGTCCGCCGGGGATGAACCAACAGCCTCGGCCATTCTGAGCTGGCTGGGCGGGCAGCCGCACGTGGCCGCCGCGGCTCGCCGGGCCGCGGGGGTGCGCGGTGACCTCGACCACTTCGGTGCTCTCGGCTTCCTGCAGGGGCTACTCACCGTGCTGCGTGACTCCGGACACGCGGGCCTGTTCGTGGTGCTCGACGAAGTGGAGACGTTGCAACGCGTGCGCTCCGACGCCCGGGACAAGGCGCTGAACGCTCTCCGACAGCTCATCGACGAGGTGCACTCAGGGCGGTTTCCCGGTCTGTATCTGGTGATCACCGGGACACCTGCCTTTTTCGACGGCACACAGGGCGTCCAGCGATTGACTCCGCTCGCGCAGCGACTGGCAACGGACTTCACCACTGATCCCCGTTTCGACAATCCCCGGGCGGTGCAACTGCGCCTGCCCGGGTTCACTTTGGACTCATTGACGGCCCTGGGGGGCACCATCCGCGACCTGTACACGACGGGAGCCGACAGCCCAGACCGGATCAGGAAGCTCGCAGATGACGAGTACGTGGCCGACTTGGCACGCGCGGTCAGCGGCGCGCTGGGTGGCAAAGTGGGGATCGCGCCCCGGCTGTTCCTGAAGAAGCTTGTCGGCGATGTCCTGGATCGCATCGACCAGTTCGACGATTTCGATCCTCGCAAGCACTACCGGCTCACGGTGTCAGGCAACGAACTCACGGACACAGAACGCAACTTCGCGGCTGCTCCAGCCACGTCCGCCGACGACATCGACCTGGATGTGAAATGA